The nucleotide window CACGAAGCTCACAAGCCAGATCGCCCGTGCGGTGTGGACGACGTTTGGCAGCAAGCGCTCGTCCTTGCCCTCGCCGACATAGAGCGTGTACGCGCCCGCCGCACCGTTGAACAGGAACGTGAGCGCCACGACGATGATTCCTTGGCCCCCTGCCCAGGTGAGCAGGTGCCGCCACATGTTGAGCGCCGAGGATATATGGTCGAGGTCTTGAATGAGGTAGAGACCGGTGGTCGTGTATCCGCTCATCACATCGAACATCGCGTCGAGATAGCTGCCTTCGTGACCCGACAGCCAGTGCGGAATCGCGCCGAGCAACGTCGCGAGGATCCAGGAACCCGAGGCGATCACGAGACCGTGGCTCCACGAGGGCTCCTTCTTGGTGCGGCAAAGCACCTGGAGCGCGAACCCCGGGATGAGACACGCCCCCATGCCGATCACGAAGTCGAGCGCAGAGTCCCACTCGCGCAGAAGCAGCGCGGTCACGAGAGGGATGGCCATGAGCAGACCGACGCCTACGAGAATCTTGGCGGTGTACTTGCCGATGACCTTGTGGTCCTCGATGAGCGGCCGCAGCAGCATCAGCGAACCACCAGGAGCACCAGTGCCGCGAGAGCAAGTGCCGCGAGCGCGAGCGCGACTACAAACGCGCTCTCAACGAGCACGCCCACCAGGTACTGCCCCCACCCACCCCGTGCTCCTAGGCGCGGGATCGGCTTGCGCTGCTGCGCCATTGTGTCATCCGCCTCTACGAACCCGTGAGTGCCTTCTTGAGGGCCTTCTCGTGTTCGACAGCAGTGAACGCGATGACCACGTCCCCGGGCATGAGTTCGGTGTCACCGTGGACGGTCACGACATCGTCGTCGCCACGCACGAGTGCAACCAGCACGCAATCGACCGGTAGTGCCAGCTCCGCGATCTTCTTGTTGCACACGACACACCGGTCGGTCGGAAGCTCGATCTCAACGATCGCCATGTTGCCCTTGCGAAGGCTGGCGAGCGTGCGAATGTCGCCGACGGTGGCCTCTTCCTCGATCATCCGCGAAATGATGGTCGTGGATGAGATCGCCTCGATTCCCAAAGCGTTGAAGATGTGCTCGTTCTTGGGGTTGTTGACTCGTGCGATGGTCCGAGGAACGCCGAATGCGACCTTGGCGAGCTGACACGCCACGAGGTTGTCATCATCATCGCCAGTGGATGCAACGAAGACATCAGCCCTTCCGACGCCCGCGTCCTCCTGGAACGAGGCGTCGCATCCGTCGCCGTGGATGAGGAGCACGTCGGAGGATAGCTCGGCGACAAGTTTGTCGATGATTCCTTCGCGCTTCTCGATGAGCGCCACGTCGTGGCCGTTCTCGAGCATGGTCCGTGCAAGATAGGAGGCGACCTTGCCGCCGCCGTTGATGACGATGAACACGGCTCAGTCCTCCATGTAGCGTTCGATCTTGCCGAACGCCTCTTCTTTGATGGACGCGATCACGACGTCGCCGGTGTGCAAGATCGCGTCTGACTCGGGCACGAACATCGTGTCACCGCGGGAGATCGCACTTATCCTGAAACGCCTCGCGATCTCGATGTCGCCCACACGCTTGCCGTCAACCGCGCGGGTCGCCTTGAACTGGATGATCTCGACATCGCCGAGAGAGCCGAGATGGTGGCCGTGGCCCGCCTTGATCTTGTCGAGCAGCGATTCGGCGACCAGCGTGGTGCCGCACACGTAGTCGAGCCCGAGCTGCTGGTATGTGCGCTCGCGAACCGGGTTGTAGAGGCGCGCCACCACGTGCTTGACCTCGAAGATCTTGCGCGCCACCTCGGCGGCCATGAGATTGGTGTTGTCGAGGTTGGTGACGGCGGCGAAAGCGTCACAGTCGCGGATGCCGGCCTCGGTGAGCACTTCCTCGTCGAAGCCGAGGCCCTTGAGGGTGACGCCGTTGAAGATGGTGCCTAGCCGCTTGAAGGCCTCTGCGTCCTTGTCGATGACGACCACGTTGTGACCCTCGACCGACAGCAGGGTTGCCAGCTGAGAGCCGACTCTCCCGCACCCCACCACAATGACGTTCATGCGCCTGATGCGCCTCCATCCCGACGCCAGTGTGCAGCCACACCGGCAATGATTATCGGACGCTACTCCTGCCCCCTACCACTGTCAACAGCGTGGGGTTTCGCGTGCAGGCTCCAATAACACGGGCGCCGCCGGTCTACTCAGACCTGCGGCGCCCGAATCTCTCGCAAGATGGCGCTACTTGCCGATCTTGAAGATCTTTGTCCCGCACTCGGGGCAAATGCCCTGGGTTGCCGGACGACCGTTCTTCATCGTGATCGCCTGCGCATCCTTCATCTCACGCTTGGCCTTGCACTTGACGCAGTAGCCTTCCTTAGCTGCCATGCAACGTCACCTCCTCGATATCGGATTCCCCGCCGGGTCTGTGTCGAATCACGGTCCCGACGTTATTGCTCACATGAAGGCGGTGTGCCCACACGCAAGTTTACACGTCTTCAGCCGTTTGTCATGCCGAAGACCGTGCAAGTCTCGCGTCCACTACCCCCGCACCGACGGCAAGTGCTGCGGCTGCGAAGAGCAGGAGCCCCGCCCATGCGACGCCCGCAGCGACCCAGAAAGCCTCGGGAAAGAGCTGGACCAGCAACGTGTCGGCGGGAAAGGTCCACGTCCCGGTCTCGAAGAACAGGCCGTGGAAACCCGCGAAGAATCGATCGAAATCGAGTGCGGCGATTGCCGAGGCG belongs to Actinomycetota bacterium and includes:
- a CDS encoding TrkA family potassium uptake protein, yielding MFIVINGGGKVASYLARTMLENGHDVALIEKREGIIDKLVAELSSDVLLIHGDGCDASFQEDAGVGRADVFVASTGDDDDNLVACQLAKVAFGVPRTIARVNNPKNEHIFNALGIEAISSTTIISRMIEEEATVGDIRTLASLRKGNMAIVEIELPTDRCVVCNKKIAELALPVDCVLVALVRGDDDVVTVHGDTELMPGDVVIAFTAVEHEKALKKALTGS
- a CDS encoding TrkA family potassium uptake protein — encoded protein: MNVIVVGCGRVGSQLATLLSVEGHNVVVIDKDAEAFKRLGTIFNGVTLKGLGFDEEVLTEAGIRDCDAFAAVTNLDNTNLMAAEVARKIFEVKHVVARLYNPVRERTYQQLGLDYVCGTTLVAESLLDKIKAGHGHHLGSLGDVEIIQFKATRAVDGKRVGDIEIARRFRISAISRGDTMFVPESDAILHTGDVVIASIKEEAFGKIERYMED
- a CDS encoding DUF5679 domain-containing protein → MAAKEGYCVKCKAKREMKDAQAITMKNGRPATQGICPECGTKIFKIGK